In a single window of the Roseiconus lacunae genome:
- the recJ gene encoding single-stranded-DNA-specific exonuclease RecJ yields the protein MKRKWRIVPHDSARVEQLIRGSNLPPVVAQLLVSRGVYDSAAADSFLSTKLTGLRDPALLPGVPDATERIAKAIEDKLPIVIYGDYDCDGMTGTAILYNGLKLLGADVSYHIPNRLEDGYGLNPDAINKLAHRGKRMIVSVDCGITSVACAELCRELGVQLVITDHHTIDETLPDAEAIVHPRLPGTSYPFGELCGAGVAFKLAWALCQKICGAKKVTEPMRRYLMQSLTLAAIGTVADVVPLVDENRILVSHGLRMLAAEPSPGLAELMKVAKLTDSMTLNTQSIAFSLAPRLNAAGRLGQAQLGVELLTAPAGERAQSLADYIDQLNKNRDSLQRSVTLAAQKQVKERFDAENDPALVLAGVGWHQGVIGVVAGRLSDKYAKPVIILSMDSSGKADAVGSGRVGPTSINLYDALASSSERLSRFGGHRAAAGLSIDERQIDAFREEFCEAVAQQIAESNVEPEIVIDAEAPFGQINLNTVKQIETMEPFGEGNPRPTLLCQNVTLAEPARRMGSGDRHLTVRLDQGGKVIRGVAFGCGDWCEEMNECDGPIHVAYRPVINEFGGYRRVEVHLVDWKPAQHEARGSAPMAKSQH from the coding sequence ATGAAACGAAAGTGGCGGATCGTGCCTCATGACTCCGCCCGCGTTGAGCAACTCATTCGCGGTTCGAACTTGCCACCGGTCGTCGCTCAATTGTTGGTCAGCCGCGGAGTTTACGATTCGGCGGCGGCCGATTCCTTCTTGTCGACGAAACTGACTGGTCTGCGAGATCCGGCGCTGCTGCCTGGCGTTCCCGATGCAACCGAACGGATTGCCAAAGCGATCGAAGACAAACTTCCGATCGTGATCTATGGGGACTATGACTGTGACGGCATGACCGGCACGGCAATTCTCTATAACGGGCTAAAGCTTCTCGGGGCCGATGTCTCCTACCATATCCCAAACCGATTGGAAGACGGCTACGGCCTGAACCCCGACGCGATCAACAAATTGGCCCATCGCGGCAAACGAATGATCGTTTCGGTTGACTGCGGGATCACCAGTGTCGCCTGCGCAGAACTATGCCGCGAATTGGGCGTTCAACTGGTTATTACTGATCACCACACGATCGATGAGACGCTTCCCGATGCGGAAGCGATCGTTCATCCCCGGCTTCCCGGAACCAGCTATCCATTTGGGGAACTGTGCGGTGCAGGAGTGGCCTTTAAATTGGCATGGGCACTCTGTCAAAAAATATGCGGGGCTAAAAAAGTCACCGAACCGATGCGGCGCTACCTCATGCAGTCGCTGACCTTGGCGGCGATCGGGACTGTGGCGGACGTTGTTCCTCTGGTAGACGAAAATCGCATCCTCGTCTCCCACGGCTTACGGATGTTGGCTGCCGAGCCTTCGCCCGGGCTCGCCGAACTGATGAAGGTCGCCAAGCTGACCGACAGCATGACGCTGAATACGCAAAGCATTGCGTTTTCGTTGGCACCGCGACTAAACGCGGCTGGCCGTTTGGGGCAAGCGCAACTGGGCGTCGAACTTCTGACCGCACCGGCGGGCGAACGCGCCCAGTCGCTGGCGGACTACATCGATCAGCTCAACAAGAACCGCGATAGCCTGCAACGCAGCGTGACCTTGGCCGCTCAAAAGCAGGTCAAAGAACGCTTTGATGCCGAGAACGACCCGGCCCTGGTTCTTGCCGGCGTCGGTTGGCACCAAGGCGTGATCGGAGTCGTCGCCGGACGTTTGAGCGACAAGTATGCCAAGCCGGTGATCATTCTTTCGATGGACTCGTCCGGTAAAGCTGACGCCGTCGGATCAGGACGCGTCGGCCCGACGTCCATCAACCTTTACGACGCGTTGGCATCGAGCAGCGAGCGATTGTCTCGCTTTGGCGGACACCGCGCCGCCGCCGGGCTGAGTATCGATGAACGGCAGATCGACGCGTTCCGCGAAGAGTTCTGTGAAGCCGTCGCGCAGCAAATTGCCGAATCGAACGTCGAGCCTGAAATTGTGATCGACGCCGAAGCGCCGTTCGGTCAAATTAACCTCAACACCGTCAAGCAGATTGAAACGATGGAGCCGTTCGGCGAAGGCAACCCTCGCCCGACACTTCTCTGTCAAAATGTGACGCTGGCCGAACCGGCCCGCCGGATGGGCTCCGGTGACCGACACCTGACGGTGCGGCTGGACCAAGGCGGCAAAGTCATTCGCGGTGTCGCGTTTGGCTGTGGTGACTGGTGCGAAGAAATGAATGAGTGCGACGGCCCTATCCATGTTGCCTATCGTCCGGTGATCAATGAGTTCGGTGGCTATCGCCGCGTCGAAGTTCACTTGGTTGATTGGAAACCGGCACAACATGAAGCGCGCGGTTCCGCTCCGATGGCAAAATCACAACACTGA